A window from Symbiopectobacterium purcellii encodes these proteins:
- the fabF gene encoding beta-ketoacyl-ACP synthase II: protein MSKRRVVVTGLGMLTPVGNTVESTWTALLAGQSGISPIDHFDTTAYATRFAGLVKDFNSEDFISRKEARKMDAFIQYGVAAGINAMRDSGIEVTEENATRFGAAIGSGIGGLGLIEENHSSLVNGGPRKISPFFVPSTIVNMVAGHLSIMFGLRGPSISIATACTSGVHNIGHAARIIAYNDADIMLAGGAEKASTPLGVGGFGAARALSTRNDNPQAASRPWDKDRDGFVLGDGAGIMVLEEYEHAKKRGAKIYAEIVGFGMSSDAYHMTSPPENGAGAALAMQNALRDAGITPSQIGYINAHGTSTPAGDLAETHAVKSVFGEQASRVMVSSTKSMTGHLLGAAGAVESIFTALALRDQAVPPTINLDNPDDGCDLDFVPHEARQVSDMEYTLCNSFGFGGTNGSLVFRRV from the coding sequence GTGTCTAAGCGTCGTGTAGTTGTGACCGGACTGGGCATGTTAACTCCTGTCGGCAATACAGTTGAGTCCACCTGGACTGCTCTTCTTGCCGGTCAGAGTGGCATCAGCCCGATCGACCATTTCGATACTACTGCCTATGCAACTCGTTTTGCTGGCTTAGTAAAGGATTTCAATAGTGAGGATTTCATCTCGCGCAAAGAAGCGCGCAAGATGGATGCCTTTATCCAATACGGTGTTGCCGCGGGCATTAACGCCATGCGCGATTCCGGTATTGAAGTAACGGAAGAAAACGCGACGCGCTTCGGTGCGGCGATCGGTTCCGGCATTGGTGGCTTGGGGCTCATTGAAGAGAACCACAGTTCACTGGTGAACGGCGGTCCGCGTAAAATCAGTCCGTTCTTTGTCCCTTCTACCATTGTTAACATGGTTGCAGGGCATCTGAGCATCATGTTCGGACTGCGTGGTCCGAGTATTTCCATTGCCACCGCCTGTACTTCTGGCGTGCATAATATCGGCCATGCGGCGCGCATCATTGCTTACAACGATGCAGATATCATGCTGGCTGGTGGTGCAGAAAAAGCCAGTACGCCTCTGGGCGTTGGTGGCTTTGGCGCAGCTCGTGCGCTGTCCACGCGTAACGATAATCCTCAGGCGGCAAGCCGTCCGTGGGATAAAGATCGTGACGGTTTCGTGCTGGGTGACGGCGCCGGGATCATGGTGCTGGAAGAGTATGAACATGCGAAGAAACGCGGCGCGAAAATTTACGCTGAAATCGTTGGCTTCGGCATGAGCAGCGATGCCTATCACATGACGTCACCGCCGGAAAACGGTGCTGGTGCAGCGTTGGCGATGCAAAATGCCCTGCGCGATGCCGGTATCACGCCGTCTCAGATTGGGTATATCAATGCGCATGGCACCTCAACGCCAGCGGGCGATCTGGCGGAAACGCACGCAGTGAAATCTGTGTTTGGTGAACAAGCGAGCCGTGTAATGGTAAGCTCAACCAAATCCATGACCGGTCACCTGTTAGGGGCTGCGGGTGCTGTGGAATCTATCTTCACGGCGCTGGCGTTGCGCGATCAGGCTGTTCCGCCGACCATCAATCTGGATAATCCCGACGACGGTTGCGATCTGGACTTTGTACCGCATGAAGCTCGTCAGGTTTCCGATATGGAGTACACGCTGTGTAACTCCTTCGGTTTTGGCGGCACTAACGGTTCGCTGGTATTCCGCCGCGTGTAA
- a CDS encoding YceD family protein: MNIRFTPHFVSVLSVVNDEQAEALPEAYEPIDVDEFGEVDLLAMVEDEIILVLPIAPVHDSEHCEVSEADMVFGKLPEEAEKPNPFAVLASLKRK; encoded by the coding sequence TTGAACATCAGATTCACACCACATTTTGTTTCAGTCCTGTCTGTCGTCAATGACGAGCAGGCAGAGGCTCTGCCGGAAGCGTATGAGCCAATCGATGTCGATGAGTTTGGCGAGGTCGATTTGCTGGCGATGGTTGAAGATGAGATTATTCTCGTATTGCCCATCGCTCCGGTACATGATTCTGAACACTGTGAAGTGTCCGAAGCGGACATGGTGTTTGGTAAACTGCCTGAAGAGGCGGAGAAACCAAACCCGTTTGCCGTATTAGCCAGTTTAAAGCGTAAGTAA
- the fabD gene encoding ACP S-malonyltransferase gives MTQFAMVFPGQGSQTVGMLAELAAQYPVVQDTFAQASEVLGYDLWQLTAQGPAEELNKTWQTQPALLTASVAIWRVWQQQGGKQPALMAGHSLGEYSALVCAGALDFQEAVRLVELRGKLMQEAVPEGTGAMYAIIGLDNDAIAAACEASAEGQVVSPVNFNSPGQVVIAGNKEAVERAGVACKAAGAKRALPLPVSVPSHCALMMPAAEKLAEALKTITVTTPAIPVVNNVDARSETDPDAIRAALVKQLYSPVRWTECVSYVAAQGVESLLEVGPGKVLTGLTKRIVDTLSAAAFNDPASLAAALEQ, from the coding sequence ATGACGCAATTTGCAATGGTATTTCCGGGGCAAGGTTCCCAGACAGTCGGCATGCTGGCTGAGCTGGCAGCACAATACCCGGTAGTACAAGACACCTTTGCTCAGGCTTCTGAGGTATTGGGTTATGACTTGTGGCAGCTCACTGCACAAGGCCCGGCGGAAGAACTGAATAAAACCTGGCAAACCCAACCAGCACTGCTGACAGCGTCGGTGGCGATTTGGCGGGTGTGGCAGCAGCAGGGCGGCAAACAGCCCGCGCTGATGGCCGGCCACAGTCTGGGTGAATATTCGGCGCTGGTGTGCGCCGGTGCTCTGGACTTTCAGGAAGCGGTGCGTCTGGTTGAGTTGCGCGGCAAACTGATGCAGGAAGCCGTGCCGGAAGGCACGGGCGCGATGTACGCCATCATTGGTCTGGATAATGATGCCATTGCCGCTGCCTGTGAAGCGTCTGCTGAGGGGCAAGTGGTTTCTCCGGTGAATTTCAACTCGCCGGGACAGGTAGTGATTGCGGGTAACAAAGAAGCCGTTGAGCGTGCCGGTGTCGCTTGCAAAGCTGCCGGGGCCAAGCGTGCGTTGCCGCTGCCGGTCAGTGTGCCCTCCCACTGCGCGTTGATGATGCCTGCGGCAGAAAAACTGGCAGAAGCGTTAAAAACAATTACAGTTACTACGCCAGCCATTCCTGTGGTCAACAATGTTGACGCGCGTAGTGAAACCGATCCTGATGCCATTCGTGCGGCGCTGGTGAAACAGCTTTATAGCCCGGTACGTTGGACCGAGTGTGTCTCCTACGTTGCAGCTCAAGGCGTTGAGAGCCTGCTGGAAGTGGGGCCGGGCAAAGTGTTGACCGGGCTGACAAAACGTATTGTTGACACCCTGAGTGCGGCGGCGTTTAACGACCCGGCCTCACTGGCTGCGGCCCTGGAACAATAA
- the rpmF gene encoding 50S ribosomal protein L32: MAVQQNKPSRSKRGMRRAHDALTTSSVSVDKVSGETHLRHHITADGYYRGRKVIAK, encoded by the coding sequence ATGGCCGTACAACAGAACAAACCTAGCCGTTCCAAACGTGGTATGCGTCGTGCTCACGATGCGCTGACCACCTCTTCTGTTTCCGTAGACAAAGTTTCTGGCGAAACTCATCTGCGTCACCACATCACTGCGGATGGCTACTACCGCGGTCGCAAGGTTATTGCCAAATAA
- a CDS encoding beta-ketoacyl-ACP synthase III translates to MYTKIIGTGSFLPEQIRTNADLEQLVDTSDEWIVTRTGIRERRIAGPDENVATMGHQAALNALEMAGIDKDKIGLLIVATTSSTHAFPSAACQVQQMLEIRDTIAFDVAAACAGFTYALSIADQYIKNGAVDYALVIGSDTLARTLDPADRGTLILFGDGAGAVVLGQSEQPGILSTHLHADGRYGHLLTLPHQDRAHQDQPAYLTMAGNEVFKVAVTELAHIVEETLHAAQLDKSELDWLVPHQANLRIISATAKKLGMGMDKVVVTLDRHGNTSAASVPSALDEAVRDGRIKPGQLILLEAFGGGFTWGSALVRF, encoded by the coding sequence ATGTATACTAAAATAATCGGAACGGGCAGCTTTTTGCCTGAACAAATCAGGACGAACGCTGATTTAGAACAATTGGTCGACACTTCCGATGAGTGGATTGTGACGCGCACCGGTATCCGTGAGCGCCGCATTGCCGGGCCGGATGAAAACGTGGCGACCATGGGACATCAGGCCGCGCTAAACGCGCTGGAGATGGCGGGCATCGATAAGGACAAAATTGGTTTGCTGATTGTCGCAACCACGTCCTCGACGCACGCGTTTCCGAGTGCCGCGTGTCAGGTTCAGCAGATGCTGGAGATCCGTGACACCATCGCCTTTGACGTTGCTGCGGCTTGCGCAGGGTTTACCTATGCGCTCAGCATTGCCGATCAATACATCAAAAACGGCGCGGTAGATTACGCGCTGGTGATTGGCTCAGACACGCTGGCGCGCACGCTGGATCCGGCCGATCGCGGTACCCTCATTCTGTTTGGTGATGGTGCGGGCGCGGTCGTGTTGGGTCAGTCTGAACAACCCGGTATCCTGTCAACCCACCTGCACGCGGATGGCCGCTACGGTCATTTATTGACGCTGCCTCATCAGGATCGTGCGCATCAGGATCAGCCTGCCTATCTGACCATGGCTGGCAACGAAGTGTTCAAAGTCGCCGTGACGGAATTGGCGCATATCGTTGAAGAAACGCTGCATGCCGCACAACTCGATAAGAGCGAGTTGGACTGGTTGGTGCCGCATCAGGCGAACCTGCGCATCATCAGTGCCACGGCGAAGAAATTGGGTATGGGCATGGACAAGGTTGTGGTGACACTCGATCGCCACGGCAATACGTCGGCCGCTTCCGTACCCAGCGCGCTGGATGAAGCCGTGCGCGATGGTCGGATAAAACCCGGTCAGTTGATCCTGCTGGAAGCCTTTGGCGGCGGGTTCACCTGGGGTTCTGCGCTGGTTCGTTTTTGA
- the acpP gene encoding acyl carrier protein: MSTIEERVKKIIVEQLGVKPEEVVNNASFVDDLGADSLDTVELVMALEEEFDTEIPDEEAEKITTVQAAIDFIQANQQ, translated from the coding sequence ATGAGCACTATCGAAGAACGCGTTAAGAAAATCATCGTTGAACAGCTTGGTGTTAAACCGGAAGAAGTGGTTAACAACGCTTCCTTCGTTGATGACCTCGGCGCTGATTCTCTTGACACCGTTGAGCTGGTAATGGCGCTGGAAGAAGAATTTGATACTGAAATTCCAGACGAAGAAGCAGAAAAAATCACAACTGTTCAGGCAGCCATTGATTTTATTCAGGCTAACCAGCAGTAA
- a CDS encoding Maf family protein encodes MSQIVLASTSPYRKSLLAKLGLPFQCANPDIDETPRPQESAVALVERLAREKAQALATRYPAHLIIGGDQVCVLDGVITGKPLIAEKAVQQLRQASGNRVTFYTGLALLNSASGALQSQVEPFDVHFRTLSEEEIAAYLAREQPWHCAGSFKSEGLGIALFDKLSGRDPNTLVGLPLIALCEMLRQEGVNALTLTGLG; translated from the coding sequence ATGTCTCAGATTGTGCTTGCCTCCACCTCTCCTTACCGTAAAAGCCTGCTCGCCAAGCTGGGACTGCCTTTTCAATGCGCCAATCCTGATATCGATGAAACGCCCCGCCCGCAAGAAAGCGCCGTCGCACTGGTTGAGCGATTAGCGCGGGAAAAAGCGCAAGCGCTGGCTACCCGCTATCCGGCACACCTGATAATCGGTGGCGACCAAGTCTGCGTGCTTGACGGTGTCATTACCGGAAAACCGCTGATAGCGGAGAAGGCTGTGCAGCAGCTGCGTCAGGCCAGCGGTAATCGCGTCACCTTTTATACCGGGTTGGCGCTGCTCAACAGCGCCAGTGGCGCGTTGCAATCGCAGGTCGAGCCCTTTGACGTGCATTTTCGTACGCTGAGTGAAGAAGAGATAGCTGCCTACCTGGCGCGAGAGCAGCCGTGGCACTGTGCAGGCAGTTTCAAAAGTGAGGGATTAGGGATTGCGCTGTTTGATAAACTGTCCGGACGCGACCCGAATACCTTGGTCGGCCTGCCGCTCATTGCGCTGTGCGAGATGCTGCGTCAGGAGGGTGTGAATGCGTTAACCCTGACCGGATTAGGCTAA
- the fabG gene encoding 3-oxoacyl-ACP reductase FabG: MSFEGKIALVTGASRGIGRAIAETLVARGATVVGTATSENGAQVISEWLGANGKGYMLNVADQASVEAVLTAIRADFGEIDILVNNAGITRDNLLMRMKDDEWQDIIDTNLTSVFRLSKAVLRAMMKKRFGRIVTIGSVVGTMGNGGQANYAAAKAGLIGFSKSLAREVASRGITVNVVAPGFIETDMTQALTEEQRAGILSQVPANRLGDAKEIASAVAFLASDEAGYITGETLHVNGGMYMI, from the coding sequence ATGAGCTTTGAAGGAAAAATCGCCCTGGTAACGGGTGCAAGCCGCGGTATTGGCCGTGCGATCGCAGAAACGCTGGTAGCGCGCGGTGCCACTGTAGTGGGAACCGCGACCAGCGAAAATGGCGCGCAAGTCATCAGTGAGTGGTTGGGTGCCAATGGCAAAGGGTATATGCTTAACGTCGCCGATCAGGCGTCCGTTGAGGCTGTATTAACAGCGATTCGTGCGGATTTCGGTGAAATCGACATTTTGGTCAACAACGCTGGCATTACGCGTGATAACCTGTTGATGCGAATGAAAGACGACGAGTGGCAAGATATCATCGACACCAACCTGACATCGGTATTCCGTCTGTCAAAAGCCGTGTTGCGTGCCATGATGAAAAAACGTTTTGGTCGTATCGTTACCATCGGCTCCGTCGTCGGGACCATGGGGAACGGCGGACAGGCGAACTATGCGGCGGCGAAAGCGGGCCTGATTGGCTTTAGCAAGTCGCTGGCGCGTGAAGTGGCCTCACGCGGCATTACTGTCAATGTGGTTGCGCCAGGTTTTATTGAAACCGATATGACGCAGGCATTGACAGAAGAACAACGTGCAGGCATTTTGAGCCAGGTTCCTGCGAACCGTCTTGGGGACGCGAAAGAGATCGCCAGTGCTGTTGCTTTTTTGGCCTCCGATGAGGCTGGTTATATTACGGGTGAGACATTGCATGTCAACGGCGGCATGTATATGATCTAA
- the plsX gene encoding phosphate acyltransferase PlsX, producing MTHLTLALDAMGGDVGPCVTVPAALQALASNPGLHLLLVGDPAALHPLLAKVDSALLSRLEIVPAESVIASDARPSQAIRASRGTSMRIALELIKTGRAQACVSAGNTGALIGLAKLLLKPLEGIDRPALVTVLPHQQQGKTVVLDLGANVECDSAQLVQFAVMGSVMAEEVLSLRNPRVALLNIGEEETKGLAAIRDAAAQLKNTPSINYIGYLEGNELLTGKTDVMVCDGFVGNVTLKTMEGVVRMFLSLLKSSSTDVGRKAKQAWWLTLIGRFIQRRLAKRFGHLNPDQYNGACLLGLRGTVIKSHGAANQRAFAVAIEQAMQAVQRQLPDRIAARLKTVLPKSD from the coding sequence TTGACACACCTCACATTGGCGTTAGATGCAATGGGCGGGGACGTCGGTCCCTGCGTAACGGTGCCTGCGGCATTGCAGGCACTGGCTTCTAATCCGGGTCTTCACTTGTTATTGGTCGGCGATCCCGCTGCGCTTCATCCATTACTCGCCAAAGTCGATTCTGCGTTATTGTCCCGGTTGGAAATTGTGCCGGCTGAATCGGTTATTGCGAGTGATGCGCGTCCGTCGCAGGCGATCCGTGCCAGTCGTGGTACGTCGATGCGCATTGCGCTGGAACTGATAAAAACGGGTAGGGCACAGGCGTGCGTGAGTGCAGGAAATACCGGTGCCCTGATTGGGCTGGCGAAACTCCTGCTCAAGCCGTTGGAAGGTATCGATCGTCCTGCTTTGGTGACGGTGTTGCCGCATCAGCAGCAGGGCAAAACGGTGGTGCTGGATTTGGGTGCCAACGTCGAGTGTGACAGCGCGCAATTGGTTCAGTTTGCCGTGATGGGTTCAGTGATGGCCGAAGAAGTGCTGTCGCTGCGCAATCCGCGCGTTGCCCTGCTGAACATCGGCGAAGAAGAGACCAAAGGCCTGGCCGCGATTCGCGATGCGGCCGCGCAGTTAAAGAATACGCCCTCGATTAACTATATTGGTTATCTTGAAGGCAATGAGTTGCTGACGGGTAAAACCGACGTGATGGTCTGTGACGGCTTTGTGGGTAATGTCACATTGAAGACGATGGAAGGCGTGGTAAGGATGTTCCTGTCACTGCTTAAATCGTCGTCGACGGATGTCGGACGTAAAGCAAAGCAAGCGTGGTGGCTCACGTTGATCGGCCGTTTTATCCAAAGACGATTGGCGAAACGGTTCGGTCATCTCAATCCTGATCAATATAATGGCGCATGTCTGTTAGGGCTGCGGGGCACCGTGATAAAAAGCCATGGCGCGGCAAACCAGCGGGCGTTTGCCGTCGCTATCGAACAGGCAATGCAGGCGGTGCAGCGGCAACTTCCCGACCGGATTGCGGCGCGCCTGAAAACTGTATTACCCAAGAGTGACTGA